In one window of Nesterenkonia sandarakina DNA:
- a CDS encoding mandelate racemase/muconate lactonizing enzyme family protein — protein sequence MADKNPAIAGIELLLVSMPFNAGRRINGTESVDEYNASSQTFTEMESLMVKVTDTDGRTGWGEAFGHRTNPASWAALEEVVGPFYRGRPADPWTSRHEAEYAFHAFGRTGPVHYALSAVDTALWDLAAQRREQPLRRLLSESARDEIDCYASLVHYGEDPVEVAHHIGRAQEQGYTAFKLHESSVAAIAAARTQAGPTAALMTDVNCRWSPDEAARAMEELESSDLYWMEEPIFPPDDTPALRSLNQRFGRISAGENASGVQGMIEAIRAGSVAYAQPSVGKIGGISAMLEVFSAGAEAGVAVVPHCFYYGPALHASAELIATLDRNVQLEVPFLQWNERLHALHGAGPRVILSEEPGLGFHPDDEILHRHLTRHATLS from the coding sequence ATGGCCGATAAGAACCCCGCCATAGCAGGGATCGAGTTGCTTCTGGTCTCAATGCCGTTCAACGCAGGACGGCGGATCAACGGGACAGAATCCGTCGATGAGTACAACGCCTCTTCCCAGACGTTCACCGAGATGGAGTCCCTGATGGTGAAGGTGACGGACACGGATGGGCGAACGGGTTGGGGAGAGGCCTTCGGACACCGAACCAACCCTGCCTCCTGGGCAGCGCTCGAAGAGGTCGTTGGGCCGTTTTATCGTGGCCGCCCAGCCGACCCTTGGACCTCCCGGCACGAAGCGGAATACGCGTTCCACGCATTCGGTCGCACCGGTCCCGTGCACTACGCGCTCTCAGCTGTGGACACCGCGCTGTGGGACCTCGCAGCCCAGCGTCGCGAACAGCCCCTGCGGAGGCTGCTTTCCGAGTCCGCCAGGGACGAGATCGACTGCTACGCCTCCCTGGTGCACTACGGCGAAGACCCGGTGGAGGTGGCGCATCACATTGGCCGCGCCCAGGAACAGGGTTATACGGCCTTCAAGCTGCACGAGTCCTCGGTGGCCGCGATCGCGGCTGCGCGCACCCAAGCCGGGCCCACGGCTGCCCTGATGACCGATGTGAACTGCCGCTGGTCACCAGACGAAGCTGCCCGAGCCATGGAGGAACTGGAGTCGAGCGATCTGTACTGGATGGAGGAGCCCATCTTCCCCCCGGATGACACCCCGGCCCTGCGATCACTGAATCAGCGATTCGGTCGCATCTCTGCCGGCGAGAACGCCTCCGGTGTGCAGGGGATGATCGAAGCCATACGCGCCGGGTCTGTGGCCTACGCCCAGCCCAGTGTGGGAAAGATCGGCGGGATCTCCGCCATGCTGGAGGTCTTCTCAGCCGGCGCGGAGGCCGGCGTCGCCGTCGTCCCACACTGCTTCTACTACGGGCCTGCGCTTCATGCCTCAGCCGAGCTGATCGCGACCCTGGACCGGAACGTGCAGCTGGAGGTGCCTTTCCTACAGTGGAACGAACGGCTGCACGCACTGCACGGCGCCGGGCCCCGCGTGATCCTCTCCGAGGAACCGGGGTTGGGTTTCCACCCCGATGATGAAATTCTTCACAGACACCTGACCCGCCACGCCACGCTCTCCTGA
- a CDS encoding glycerate kinase — MSTTADAVERIVCVPDSFKGSASAAEAAAALARGARQVYPSAEIIELPFADGGEGTLEALLAAWGRPAETVEVCDALGRPVTAQYGRSADGRRGVIEAAQGNGLPQVSDVAPAPLRADSFGVGLIARALLKDPECTEILLCIGGSASTDAGTGLLRALGAEFLDAAGEPVPPGGAGLGRISTVDLTGLDPRAHQVSWRIAVDVENPLTGERGAAAVFGPQKGATTQDVQLLDQGLRHLAETLGAHAGDDPQQLCETPGFGAAGGMPLTMAVLLGAEILPGAQMVAEALDLEQTLAEADLVITGEGSLDAQSLGGKVVQAVRRYAPREAAVLVIAGAVQLSAEQCRAAGLTAAFSIAPGAASLQDLLHRAPELIEDTAAQACGLLRHSRP; from the coding sequence ATGAGCACCACCGCGGATGCCGTGGAGCGCATCGTCTGCGTCCCCGACTCCTTCAAGGGCTCTGCCAGTGCTGCCGAAGCCGCCGCGGCGCTGGCCCGCGGCGCCCGGCAGGTCTATCCGTCGGCGGAGATCATCGAGCTGCCCTTCGCCGACGGCGGGGAAGGCACGCTCGAGGCGCTGCTGGCCGCCTGGGGCCGCCCCGCCGAGACCGTCGAGGTCTGCGACGCGCTGGGCCGGCCGGTCACCGCGCAGTACGGACGCTCCGCGGACGGGCGCCGCGGGGTGATCGAGGCGGCGCAGGGCAATGGGCTGCCCCAGGTCTCCGATGTCGCCCCAGCGCCGCTGCGCGCGGACAGCTTCGGGGTGGGGCTGATCGCCCGCGCCCTGCTCAAGGACCCAGAATGCACCGAGATCCTGCTCTGCATCGGCGGCTCCGCCAGCACCGACGCCGGGACCGGGCTGCTGCGCGCCCTGGGCGCAGAGTTCCTCGACGCCGCGGGTGAACCGGTGCCCCCTGGCGGTGCCGGTCTGGGGAGGATCAGCACCGTGGATCTCACCGGCCTGGATCCCAGAGCCCACCAGGTGAGCTGGCGGATCGCGGTGGACGTGGAGAATCCGCTCACCGGCGAGCGCGGTGCCGCGGCGGTGTTCGGACCACAGAAGGGCGCGACGACGCAGGATGTCCAGCTCCTGGACCAGGGTCTGCGTCACCTGGCCGAGACGCTGGGGGCCCACGCCGGTGATGATCCCCAGCAGCTGTGTGAGACCCCTGGATTCGGCGCCGCCGGGGGAATGCCGCTGACCATGGCGGTGCTGCTGGGCGCAGAGATCCTGCCCGGCGCCCAGATGGTCGCCGAGGCGTTGGACCTGGAGCAGACCCTCGCCGAGGCGGATCTGGTGATCACCGGGGAGGGCTCACTGGATGCCCAGTCCCTGGGCGGCAAGGTGGTCCAGGCGGTGCGCCGGTATGCCCCCCGCGAGGCGGCGGTGCTCGTGATCGCCGGCGCGGTCCAGCTCAGCGCGGAGCAGTGCCGAGCCGCCGGGCTGACCGCAGCGTTCTCGATCGCCCCGGGAGCGGCCTCGCTGCAGGACCTGCTGCACCGGGCGCCGGAGCTCATCGAGGACACCGCCGCCCAGGCCTGCGGGCTGCTGCGGCACAGCCGCCCCTGA
- a CDS encoding SurA N-terminal domain-containing protein has translation MSKKMMTTGFALAGVLALAACSDAPAADDGDANAQEQSAEAGAESPEAGAEQPEMPEADTSDIPEVVAEVNGEELSGEDFTVLYESQFQQMAMQSQISGEEPDQDQLKEQTLESMIGNELLLQDAEDEGYEASSEEIEAIISDAAENVGMESSEEFIEAYEDQGMDEEQLRQDAESQVLINQVLDDLEVPEPSEDELRELYDEAVAAQEDAPSPEGAEGAEEAEMPSFEEARDDLETQATDEARNEAAVAHVDDLRSDAEVTTNL, from the coding sequence TTGTCGAAGAAAATGATGACCACTGGTTTCGCGCTGGCCGGAGTGCTGGCCCTGGCTGCCTGCAGTGATGCGCCTGCCGCCGACGACGGGGACGCGAACGCCCAGGAACAGAGCGCCGAGGCCGGCGCGGAGTCTCCGGAGGCCGGGGCCGAGCAGCCCGAGATGCCGGAGGCTGACACCTCGGACATCCCTGAGGTCGTGGCCGAGGTCAACGGCGAGGAGCTCAGCGGCGAGGACTTCACCGTGCTCTACGAGTCCCAGTTCCAGCAGATGGCGATGCAGTCGCAGATCTCCGGCGAGGAGCCGGACCAGGATCAGCTCAAGGAGCAGACCCTGGAGTCGATGATCGGCAACGAGCTGCTGCTCCAGGACGCCGAGGATGAGGGCTACGAAGCCTCCTCCGAGGAGATCGAGGCGATCATCAGCGACGCCGCGGAGAACGTCGGCATGGAGTCCTCTGAAGAGTTCATCGAGGCCTATGAGGACCAGGGCATGGATGAGGAGCAGCTGAGGCAGGACGCCGAGAGTCAGGTGCTGATCAACCAGGTGCTCGATGACCTGGAGGTCCCCGAGCCCTCCGAGGACGAGCTCCGGGAACTCTACGACGAGGCCGTCGCCGCCCAGGAGGATGCACCCAGCCCCGAGGGAGCTGAGGGTGCCGAAGAGGCTGAGATGCCCTCCTTCGAGGAGGCCCGCGATGATCTCGAGACGCAGGCCACCGATGAAGCCCGCAATGAGGCCGCAGTGGCCCATGTCGATGACCTGAGGTCCGATGCAGAGGTCACGACGAACCTCTGA
- a CDS encoding DUF202 domain-containing protein, giving the protein MPPAAPLHADPGLQPERTVLSWGRTMMLFAVVGAVFLRWLPHYGFWTLGLTLSCAVVAGAIYLTQRRRYSRQSRGIAAEQVEADVPAVLITTLATVVLGLLGILAVLA; this is encoded by the coding sequence ATGCCCCCGGCCGCGCCGCTGCATGCAGATCCGGGTCTGCAGCCAGAACGCACGGTGCTCTCCTGGGGCCGCACCATGATGCTCTTCGCCGTGGTGGGCGCGGTCTTTCTGCGCTGGCTGCCGCACTACGGGTTCTGGACCCTGGGGCTGACGCTGAGCTGCGCCGTCGTCGCCGGCGCCATCTACCTGACCCAGCGGCGCCGGTATTCGCGGCAGTCCCGAGGGATCGCCGCAGAGCAGGTGGAGGCGGACGTGCCCGCGGTGCTGATCACGACCCTGGCCACCGTGGTGCTGGGTCTGCTGGGCATCCTCGCGGTGCTCGCCTGA
- a CDS encoding DUF202 domain-containing protein: MSENPQRGRLSARLLAHGTEPDPRFTLANERTFLAWIRTALAFLAGGVAVEAFAAEVFADPYRTVVSVLTISVGLLISVGAALRWLNVERSMRLGHPLPMPLIIPLLSFASGVAMAVIIALVVLD; the protein is encoded by the coding sequence GTGAGCGAGAACCCACAGCGGGGACGGTTGAGCGCGCGGCTGCTGGCCCACGGCACCGAGCCTGACCCCCGGTTCACCCTGGCCAATGAACGGACCTTTCTGGCCTGGATCCGCACCGCCCTGGCCTTCCTGGCCGGGGGTGTCGCTGTGGAGGCCTTCGCCGCCGAGGTGTTCGCGGACCCGTACCGCACCGTGGTCTCGGTGCTGACGATCAGCGTGGGGCTGCTGATCAGCGTGGGCGCGGCGCTGCGCTGGCTCAATGTGGAGCGCAGCATGCGTCTGGGTCACCCGCTGCCGATGCCGCTGATCATCCCGCTGCTGAGCTTCGCCTCAGGGGTCGCCATGGCCGTGATCATCGCGCTGGTGGTGCTGGACTGA
- a CDS encoding SDR family NAD(P)-dependent oxidoreductase: MKCPGKVFVVTGGGAGIGRAVVLELLARGARVAAVDLNPESLQETVKLAQAGERLSTHTLNIIDRDAVAELPGLMAAAHGPVDGLINVAGIIQPFVSVEDLDLEVVERVMDVNFWGTLHTVKAILPGLRARPEASVVNVISMGALLPVPGQPAYGASKAAVRMLTEGLYAELQGTAVRVTEVFPGAVRTEISAHSGVELSGISAAEAKVTSPQEAARILVDAVEKKRFRVMIGNDARLFDLLARIAPRRGIAMIAKKMQGLLVQRTAAAGV; the protein is encoded by the coding sequence ATGAAGTGTCCAGGGAAAGTATTCGTCGTGACCGGAGGAGGCGCCGGCATCGGCCGGGCCGTCGTGCTTGAGCTGCTCGCCCGCGGTGCCCGGGTGGCCGCCGTCGATCTCAATCCGGAGTCGCTGCAGGAGACCGTCAAGCTGGCGCAGGCGGGGGAGCGACTGAGCACCCACACCCTGAACATCATCGACCGCGACGCGGTCGCAGAGCTGCCCGGGCTCATGGCTGCGGCCCACGGCCCGGTGGACGGACTGATCAACGTCGCCGGGATCATCCAGCCCTTCGTCTCCGTGGAGGACCTGGATCTGGAGGTCGTGGAACGGGTCATGGACGTGAACTTCTGGGGCACCCTGCACACGGTCAAGGCCATCCTGCCGGGACTCAGGGCCCGGCCCGAGGCCTCGGTGGTCAATGTGATCAGCATGGGCGCCCTGCTCCCGGTGCCGGGACAGCCGGCCTATGGCGCCTCCAAGGCTGCCGTGCGGATGCTCACCGAGGGGCTCTACGCCGAGCTGCAGGGCACCGCAGTGCGGGTCACAGAGGTCTTCCCCGGTGCGGTGCGCACTGAGATCAGCGCCCACTCCGGGGTGGAGCTCAGCGGCATCTCAGCGGCAGAGGCCAAGGTCACGAGTCCTCAGGAGGCGGCACGGATCCTGGTGGACGCGGTGGAGAAGAAGCGCTTCCGTGTGATGATCGGCAACGACGCCCGGCTCTTCGACCTGCTCGCGCGGATCGCCCCGCGCCGGGGGATCGCGATGATCGCCAAGAAGATGCAGGGCCTGCTCGTCCAGCGCACGGCGGCGGCCGGAGTGTGA
- a CDS encoding pirin family protein: protein MSSGELQEQVCINGPYTFEGLRDGVTRAQDGVELLEPRTVPLGGPRAMNVRRTLPQRARSLVGAWCFLDFYGPDDLTQATPMRVPRHPHTGLATVSWLFEGRIDHMDSAGNWATVRPGEVAVMNAGSGISHSEYSTADTTVLHGAQLWYAFPDEHRFVAPSLETHRPDPVRGPGWEARIFLGELLGRRSPVPTYLPLTGAQLRLEPGTVLEIEVPAEHEHGLLRIAGAVRLNGALVEEDHLAVTETGNTVLRVQALDEPVLALLIGGEPLGEQIVMWWNFVGRSHEEIVAFRNAYQAEMGFEPAAEDSPLHTVSDASGGLREDGSGQRASTEGAHTERAPTERAARADGSEHQVTVPPGALGDPVHGGLRDALAETRYDDGRRFPQFGDFPPGQAAPLPAPELPNTRMKPRG from the coding sequence ATGAGCAGCGGTGAACTGCAGGAGCAGGTCTGCATCAACGGGCCCTATACCTTCGAGGGCCTGCGCGACGGAGTGACCCGCGCGCAGGACGGGGTGGAGCTGCTGGAGCCGCGCACGGTGCCGCTGGGTGGGCCGCGCGCCATGAACGTGCGTCGCACCCTGCCGCAGCGGGCCCGCTCCCTCGTGGGTGCCTGGTGCTTCCTGGACTTCTACGGCCCCGATGACCTCACCCAGGCCACGCCGATGCGGGTGCCCCGGCATCCGCACACCGGGCTGGCCACCGTCTCCTGGCTCTTCGAGGGCCGGATCGACCACATGGACTCCGCCGGGAACTGGGCCACCGTGCGTCCCGGGGAGGTAGCGGTGATGAACGCCGGCAGCGGCATCAGTCACTCGGAGTACTCCACGGCCGATACCACGGTGCTCCACGGCGCCCAACTCTGGTATGCCTTCCCCGATGAGCACCGCTTCGTGGCACCCTCGCTCGAGACCCACCGCCCAGACCCGGTCCGCGGACCCGGCTGGGAGGCGCGGATCTTCCTGGGCGAGCTGCTGGGGCGGCGCTCGCCGGTGCCCACCTACCTCCCGCTCACCGGAGCACAGCTGCGCCTGGAGCCCGGAACCGTGCTGGAGATCGAAGTCCCCGCCGAGCATGAGCATGGACTGCTGCGAATTGCAGGCGCGGTGCGACTCAACGGCGCCCTGGTCGAGGAGGACCACCTGGCAGTCACCGAGACCGGGAACACCGTGCTGCGTGTCCAGGCCCTCGACGAGCCGGTTCTGGCCCTGCTGATCGGCGGGGAGCCCCTGGGGGAGCAGATCGTGATGTGGTGGAACTTCGTCGGGCGCAGCCACGAGGAGATCGTGGCCTTCCGGAACGCCTACCAGGCTGAGATGGGGTTTGAACCGGCAGCCGAGGACTCCCCGTTGCACACCGTCTCCGATGCCTCGGGGGGCCTGCGCGAGGACGGATCCGGGCAGCGCGCCTCCACCGAGGGCGCCCACACCGAGCGCGCCCCCACTGAGCGTGCCGCCCGGGCGGATGGCTCCGAGCACCAGGTGACGGTCCCGCCCGGGGCTTTGGGTGACCCGGTGCACGGAGGACTCCGCGATGCGCTGGCCGAGACCCGCTACGACGACGGGCGGCGCTTTCCACAGTTCGGCGACTTCCCGCCGGGACAGGCCGCGCCGCTGCCGGCCCCCGAGCTGCCCAACACCAGGATGAAGCCCCGCGGCTGA
- a CDS encoding galactokinase family protein: protein MRTTDAVWLAPGEPQEIQSDLVTRFQQEYGRAASGTWFAPGRANLNGEHIDFHAGRCLPLALAHGTYVAAAPRTDGQLRLRTLDPSLDDGVTMVAPDAIGPGAAVEATGHWSQYVSGVLWALRELGDSQPEFQVDPDFGADLLVLSTLPIGGGLSSSAALECASMLAFLALGTPFGQENPLQNLNAALTKQHRKDLAAACVRAEVEVVGAGTGGLDQSAALRARPGKVLSLDCRDFSVTPLDIGCILRGYRLIAVDTGEAHRLADGQFGQRRADAEAATALLGLDRLRDALPERPRKADVTHVLEEFDRLSEQLETLEGRSIAACRRRLRHALTEMVRSEKLHHLLSGDSYGVRHIASTIGDILTAGHMSMRDDAEVSFDVADMVVETALAQGAEGARLIGGGFGGSVLVLISPAAIPKLTAALERISRSIRLLDVAPSAAAHAL from the coding sequence GTGCGAACTACCGATGCCGTCTGGCTCGCCCCCGGCGAGCCGCAAGAGATCCAATCTGACCTGGTCACCCGCTTCCAACAGGAGTATGGCCGGGCAGCTTCGGGCACCTGGTTCGCACCGGGGCGGGCCAATCTCAACGGTGAGCACATCGACTTCCACGCCGGTCGCTGCCTTCCCCTGGCTCTGGCCCACGGAACCTATGTCGCTGCCGCCCCGCGCACCGACGGCCAGCTCCGCCTGCGCACCCTGGACCCTTCCCTTGATGACGGGGTCACCATGGTGGCCCCCGATGCGATAGGCCCCGGCGCCGCCGTCGAAGCGACGGGTCATTGGAGCCAGTACGTCTCCGGGGTCCTCTGGGCGCTGCGGGAACTCGGCGACTCCCAGCCGGAGTTCCAGGTCGATCCGGATTTCGGCGCCGACCTGCTGGTGCTCTCCACGCTGCCCATCGGCGGAGGGCTCTCCTCCTCGGCGGCCCTGGAGTGCGCCTCCATGCTGGCCTTCCTCGCCCTGGGCACTCCGTTCGGCCAGGAGAACCCGCTGCAGAACCTCAATGCAGCGCTCACCAAGCAGCACCGCAAGGATCTCGCCGCCGCCTGTGTGCGCGCCGAGGTGGAGGTGGTCGGCGCCGGCACCGGTGGTCTGGATCAGTCCGCCGCACTGCGCGCCCGCCCTGGAAAGGTGCTCTCCCTGGACTGCCGGGATTTCAGCGTCACCCCCTTGGACATCGGCTGCATCCTGCGCGGTTACCGGCTGATCGCCGTGGACACCGGGGAGGCCCACCGCCTTGCCGATGGCCAGTTCGGCCAGCGTCGCGCCGACGCCGAGGCCGCCACCGCTCTGTTGGGCCTCGACCGGCTGCGCGATGCGCTTCCCGAGCGTCCGCGCAAGGCCGATGTCACCCATGTGCTTGAGGAGTTCGATCGACTCTCCGAGCAGCTGGAGACCCTGGAGGGTCGCAGCATCGCCGCCTGCCGGCGTCGACTCCGACACGCGCTGACCGAGATGGTGCGCTCTGAGAAGCTGCACCATCTGCTCTCCGGGGATTCCTACGGAGTGCGCCACATCGCCTCCACCATCGGGGACATCCTCACCGCGGGCCATATGAGCATGCGCGACGACGCGGAGGTCTCCTTCGACGTCGCCGACATGGTCGTGGAGACCGCGCTGGCCCAGGGGGCAGAAGGCGCCCGGCTCATCGGCGGCGGCTTCGGCGGTTCCGTGCTCGTGCTGATCTCTCCGGCGGCGATTCCCAAGCTCACCGCGGCTCTGGAGCGCATCAGTCGCAGCATCCGCCTGCTCGACGTGGCTCCCTCCGCGGCGGCCCACGCGCTGTGA
- a CDS encoding pyroglutamyl-peptidase I: protein MTSPAPAETVAGAARPGHTVLLTGFQPFAGMDHNPSWNVVTELAERAERAQLRAQAVHGEITVRTALLPVEFEASAQLMDEQIAATDPDLVIAVGLAAGTEAVRLERVGLNLRDARIPDNAGHQPAGEPVVPGGPTAMFSTLRLKAAHALIDAEGIPVTLSLSAGSFVCNSLLYALLHTTGPGARPAGFVHVPDLDLPGSEVSRAQAVLALDLLITESLRPEPDLDVPAGLLH, encoded by the coding sequence GTGACCTCCCCCGCCCCGGCCGAGACAGTCGCAGGCGCTGCGAGACCTGGCCACACGGTGCTGCTCACCGGGTTCCAGCCCTTTGCCGGCATGGACCACAACCCCTCCTGGAACGTGGTCACAGAACTGGCCGAACGCGCCGAACGTGCGCAGCTGCGCGCCCAGGCGGTGCACGGAGAGATCACCGTGCGCACAGCGCTGCTGCCGGTGGAGTTCGAGGCCAGCGCGCAGCTCATGGACGAGCAGATCGCCGCCACCGACCCCGACCTGGTGATCGCGGTAGGCCTGGCGGCCGGCACCGAGGCGGTCCGGCTGGAGCGCGTGGGCCTGAATCTCCGTGATGCCCGGATTCCGGACAACGCCGGCCACCAGCCCGCCGGAGAGCCCGTGGTCCCGGGTGGACCGACGGCGATGTTCTCCACCCTGCGGCTGAAGGCCGCCCATGCCCTCATCGACGCCGAGGGAATCCCTGTGACGCTCTCGCTCAGTGCCGGCAGCTTCGTGTGCAACAGCCTGCTCTACGCCCTGCTGCACACCACCGGACCCGGCGCACGTCCGGCCGGGTTCGTCCATGTCCCGGACCTGGACCTCCCCGGGTCCGAGGTGAGCCGGGCCCAGGCGGTGCTCGCGCTGGACCTGCTGATCACCGAGTCGCTGCGCCCCGAGCCAGACCTCGACGTGCCCGCCGGACTGCTGCACTGA
- a CDS encoding helix-turn-helix transcriptional regulator — MRSARLVALLLELGRTPVATAAQLAAGHRVSVRTIERDIAALQAVGVPLWTRPGPGGGVGLVKGWRSPLTGLTVPELQALIIGEAGSRGLGLETEFQMARLKMLAATATTGQSAAVLPAQERFLLDHEAWFTEPERPEALPAVAQAVWSGHRLRIRYQRGAGGAVTRVVDPLGLVLKGEHWYLVAAHRRSARTYRVSRMRRAEELPEAAWRPEGFSLAQHWRDSRAEFEAALHAVPVQVSVPITAVDSLRAATPGAPMRGLKASSDGTTVGAGSAGATPADATTAVGEAAKPLRVGFELRLESLEVAASQLIAVPGVEVLSPDALRHMVLARAEELVARHRRAAGARRHPG; from the coding sequence ATGCGATCCGCACGGCTGGTGGCGCTGCTGCTCGAGCTCGGCCGCACCCCGGTAGCCACTGCGGCGCAGCTCGCTGCGGGTCATCGGGTCAGTGTGCGCACCATCGAGCGGGACATCGCCGCACTCCAGGCCGTGGGGGTGCCGCTGTGGACGCGGCCCGGACCGGGCGGCGGCGTCGGCCTGGTGAAGGGTTGGCGCTCGCCGCTCACCGGCCTGACCGTCCCGGAGCTGCAGGCGCTGATCATCGGCGAGGCCGGCTCGCGTGGCCTCGGCCTGGAGACCGAGTTCCAGATGGCGCGGCTGAAGATGCTCGCCGCCACGGCGACCACCGGCCAGAGCGCGGCGGTGCTGCCCGCTCAGGAGAGATTCCTGCTCGACCACGAGGCCTGGTTCACCGAGCCCGAGCGGCCGGAGGCCCTTCCAGCGGTGGCTCAGGCCGTGTGGTCGGGCCACCGACTGCGGATCCGCTACCAGCGGGGCGCCGGAGGCGCAGTGACCCGGGTGGTGGACCCGCTGGGGCTGGTCCTCAAGGGCGAGCACTGGTACCTGGTGGCGGCGCATCGTCGGTCCGCGCGGACCTACCGGGTGAGCAGGATGCGTCGGGCGGAGGAGCTGCCGGAAGCAGCGTGGCGCCCCGAGGGCTTCTCCCTGGCCCAGCACTGGAGGGACTCGCGGGCTGAGTTTGAAGCCGCACTGCACGCCGTGCCGGTCCAGGTCAGCGTGCCCATCACAGCCGTGGATTCGCTGCGGGCCGCCACGCCGGGAGCCCCGATGCGGGGGCTGAAGGCGAGCTCAGATGGCACCACCGTCGGAGCTGGCTCCGCTGGTGCCACCCCCGCTGACGCCACCACCGCTGTGGGCGAGGCCGCGAAACCTTTGCGGGTGGGCTTCGAGCTGCGCTTGGAGAGCCTCGAGGTCGCCGCGTCCCAGCTCATCGCGGTGCCAGGCGTGGAGGTGCTCTCCCCGGATGCCCTGCGCCACATGGTGCTCGCCCGGGCTGAGGAGCTGGTGGCACGCCACCGCCGCGCGGCGGGCGCTAGAAGGCACCCAGGATGA
- a CDS encoding SDR family oxidoreductase produces the protein MTAQSSSAAPSSPTSATPAHPSGQSSQAGHPHHPDLSGRVALVTGATRGAGRAIARELAASGALTYCTGRSTPEAPSDYGRPETVAETARLINDAGGIAHPVIVDHLEIEAVRALIARIDAEQGRLDILINDIGGEAYVQFGKTLWDYDLDAGKKLFDTGFTTHLNTSHAALPLLIRHPGGVVVEVTDGTRSYNASHFRESVFHDLTKTAVDRLAFAQGHELAAHGGTAVSVSPGWLRSEMMLEGFGVTEQTWRAAAEANRGRTDVVPPYEFVISETPAMLARGVAALAADPARERWNTLSTSSYELAQHYGLTDIDGSRPDAWSFITQLETTEAARLEASDYR, from the coding sequence ATGACTGCCCAGTCCAGCTCAGCAGCGCCCAGCTCACCGACCTCCGCCACGCCGGCGCATCCGTCAGGCCAGTCAAGCCAGGCTGGCCACCCCCACCACCCCGACCTCTCCGGCCGGGTCGCACTGGTCACCGGAGCCACCCGCGGAGCCGGTCGGGCAATCGCCCGCGAGCTCGCGGCCTCCGGCGCGCTGACCTATTGCACCGGTCGCTCCACGCCGGAAGCCCCCTCTGACTACGGCCGGCCCGAGACGGTGGCGGAGACCGCCCGGCTGATCAACGACGCCGGCGGCATCGCGCATCCGGTGATCGTGGATCACCTCGAGATCGAAGCGGTCCGGGCGCTGATCGCGCGCATCGACGCCGAGCAGGGACGCCTGGACATCCTGATCAACGACATCGGCGGGGAGGCCTATGTCCAGTTCGGCAAGACCCTGTGGGACTACGACCTCGACGCCGGGAAGAAGCTCTTCGACACCGGGTTCACCACGCATCTGAACACCAGCCATGCCGCTCTGCCGCTGCTGATCCGCCACCCGGGCGGGGTGGTGGTGGAGGTGACCGACGGGACCCGCAGCTATAACGCCTCGCACTTCCGCGAGAGCGTCTTTCATGATCTGACCAAGACCGCGGTGGATCGCCTGGCCTTTGCGCAGGGGCATGAGCTCGCCGCCCACGGTGGGACCGCCGTGTCGGTCTCTCCCGGCTGGCTGCGTTCGGAGATGATGCTCGAGGGCTTCGGGGTGACCGAACAGACCTGGCGCGCCGCAGCGGAGGCCAACCGGGGCAGGACCGATGTCGTCCCGCCCTATGAATTCGTCATCTCCGAGACCCCGGCGATGCTCGCCCGCGGTGTCGCGGCCCTGGCGGCGGACCCGGCACGCGAGCGCTGGAACACGCTCTCGACCAGCTCCTACGAGCTTGCCCAGCACTACGGCCTCACCGACATCGACGGGTCCCGGCCGGATGCATGGAGCTTCATCACCCAGCTGGAGACCACCGAGGCGGCGAGGCTGGAGGCCTCGGACTACCGCTAG